The nucleotide window CATCACTATATACTACAATTGTACTCCATCTCCTATTACAAATGAAAAATCTTTATGTAAATCTCCGAATCATGCTTTCTTTAGTGTTGGTAATGAAGATAGGTTGTTGGAAGAATCAAGGAATTGTATGAGTCATATTCATGTGCCAGTAGGAGCAGATTTTCCTGGTGTGAAAGATTATGTTGATTATTTTGATCATGATTTTCTTGAAAATGGTTTGGATAAGGGGTTTGAGTTGAATTATACTATGAAAGAGGAATGCTCAAGGTGTTTGGGAAGTGAAGGAGGAGATTGTAAATGGGAGAGCAATAATGATATTGAGAAACATGTAAAGTCCTCGTGCTATTATGATGATTGTTTAGATGGATCTGTTGATTCTTCCACACAACACTGTTCTAATCACAGAAGTATGTTTTCTTATCTCTTTatctcataaataaataaattaaggaaatgatcttcataaaaaataaaaaaaaataacaccaaATTCGTTAGGAGATACAaatagcaattaaaaaaaaaaccacttctatatttggttaaatatgtaattagtttttgtcaaaataaaaatatgtaattagTTCATGCAATTGTAGCACTTTGCGGTATTAGTCtctgcaattttttttgtctggTTTTGGTATTTGCACTTTAAAAGAAATTTGCCTTTAGTACTTGAAGTCAGTCAATCGTtaacaaattacaaaatatcAGCATTTCAActcaatttagtaattttaaacAAATCTGCGACACTAATTTTAGACCATGCAACTTCAGATAagtaaaataactttttcagtGATATGTAAAATAACCCATTCTAATTTCTGCTTAATACATTTCccaatttaattgtttttgtcaaaaaagctATCAAATATTCAAgacatatttgtcaaaaaaaaaaattcaagacatataattttttttttaggcgtAAGCTATGCTCTAACAGATTCCTCTATACTCTTTCTACAACTATCGCAGGTAAGCAAATGAGTTGGCAAGGGAAAATGAAAATCATTCTAGGTAATACAACTACAGTCTAATTTTTCGATTGTATTTCCACCTTTAACTCTTTTGTGGTTTTATTTAGTAATCTATATCTGCAAAAGAAGGACTGTTACGcttctttttttggtggtgtccagggttcgagCCCTGGacggttcgaaccctggaccttgcatatattaagcattgtccttaccaactgagctaagctcaccgGGACGGCTGTTTTGCTTCTTTAGTTAGGCAAGCAAAGACCAAAACAATActataattatttaaaacctTAACTTTTGAAAATCTTTGTTGATCACACTAGCTTGgactttttcttttataagcAAACTATTAGTTTTAAGTATATGTATTAGGCAAAACCTTAAGCACAAGGGTTACCAATATAACATTGATTACtaatattttgtcattgacaCATCGTAActtcataattttgtttatatagtTTTGTTTCTTCCATCAACACATAACAAGATAATTCTCTTATTCTAACAACAGGTGTTGGAAGTGCAGCAATGGCAACCCTGCTAATGGGCATcataatttattgttttagaGGCAAGCCATCTATGCTACAAGTAAAATTTCCATCTAAGACAAATAATGATATAAACATTGAAGCATTTCTAAAAGATCATGGAGCTCTACTgcaaaaaagatataaattttcagaaataaagaaaatgacaaACTCGTTCAAAATTAAACTTGGTCAAGGGGGATTTGGTGTTGTCTACAAAGGAAAGTTATTGAATGGTTGTCATGTGGCAGTGAAGATTTTGAATGCATCAAAAGGAAACGGTGAAGAATTTATTAACGAGGTTGCTAGTATTACTAGAACCTCACATGTTAATGTTGTCACCCTTcttggattttgttttgaaggcCGTAAAAAAGCTCTTGTATATGAATTTATGTCCAATGGTTCTCTTGACAAATATATTTACAATAAGGGACCTGAAACCATTGTATCTTTAAGTTGGGATGATATGCATCAAATTGCGAAAGGGATAGCCCGTGGGCTAGAATATTTGCATAGAGGATGTGCGACTCGAATTTTACATTTTGACATAAAACCACATAACATTCTTTTAGATGAGAATTTTTGT belongs to Medicago truncatula cultivar Jemalong A17 chromosome 6, MtrunA17r5.0-ANR, whole genome shotgun sequence and includes:
- the LOC25496805 gene encoding LEAF RUST 10 DISEASE-RESISTANCEUS RECEPTOR-LIKE PROTEIN KINASE-like 2.4, which gives rise to MDKHIPMLLNITYISFFFLLVIITTFFPHQSHSQPQQPQPDYNYRSCRDIKNFYNCGRITNISYPFWGQNRLSPCGAGKPFYLNCKENNITTILLSSQNLTVLDINIETHTMKLKRTDLDQNLCSPQYNYTYLFPPPFQHLPSVYNITIYYNCTPSPITNEKSLCKSPNHAFFSVGNEDRLLEESRNCMSHIHVPVGADFPGVKDYVDYFDHDFLENGLDKGFELNYTMKEECSRCLGSEGGDCKWESNNDIEKHVKSSCYYDDCLDGSVDSSTQHCSNHRSKQMSWQGKMKIILGVGSAAMATLLMGIIIYCFRGKPSMLQVKFPSKTNNDINIEAFLKDHGALLQKRYKFSEIKKMTNSFKIKLGQGGFGVVYKGKLLNGCHVAVKILNASKGNGEEFINEVASITRTSHVNVVTLLGFCFEGRKKALVYEFMSNGSLDKYIYNKGPETIVSLSWDDMHQIAKGIARGLEYLHRGCATRILHFDIKPHNILLDENFCPKISDFGLAKLCLKKDSIVSMSDQRGTMGYVAPEVWNRHFGGVSHKSDVYSYGMMLLEMVGGRKNINADASHTSEIYFPHWVYNRLELGSDLRPDGVTDTEENEIAKRMTIVGLWCIQTFPNGRPTMSKVVEMLEVNMNSLEIPPKPLLSSPTRSLSESCTS